GCGTTCCGGTGCGGCGTTCTTGTGTCGACTACTTGAACGCCGCCACATGACTCGAGGCCCACTCTCTGAACGACCGCGGGGGGCGGCCCAGGATGCGATCGACGTCGAGACTGACGTTTCGTTCGATGTCCGTCGGTGTGCTCAACGCGTCGAGTGTACGTTCGACTACAGTTTCTGGCATATATTGCAGCATTTGGGCTTTGGCTTCGGCACGACTCTGCTCGACAAAGCTCACCGGCTCACCCAGCACCGCGCCGATGGCCTCGGTCTGCTGACGCGGTGTTATCGGTGCAGGCCCGGTCAAGCGATATACCTGTCCTTGGTGACCATCTTCGCGCAACGTGACCGAGGCGACGGCGGCGATATCGCCGGGGTCGATGCTGGGCAATGCGACATCGCCAAACGGTGCAGCGACCAGTCGATGTGACCGGATGAGGCCGGCCCACCACAAAGCGTTGGTGTGAAATCCGCCCGGGCGCAGGACTGTCCATGACAGACTTGTTCGTTTTAGCGCCTGCTCCAAGCCGCTGGGATGTCGTCCCGCGGCCACTCCCAATGAAGACAGCAAGACCACCTGCCGCAGTCGACTGTGCTGTGCCACGTCCATCACTGCTGCGAAGGCCTCTTCACCGGCGGCATGGAAGTCGGCGGGAGTCACCATGAACAGAGCCCGCGCCCGTTGCAGTGCCGGCACTAAGCTCTGCGCGTCGAACAGGTCAGCCCGCTGGAACCGCATGCCGGTCGGCACGTCGGCCTCCGTGATGGTGCGGGAGACGGCTACGACCTCTTCGGCGCCAGCATGGAGCGCCTCGACGAGCGGCCTGCCGACATTGCCTGTTGCTCCTGTCACGACAATCATGTGCGCTCCCGATCTTGTATCCGTGTATCGACTCGGCAGCGACGTTACTATCGAAGAGATAGTAGATACCTAGGAGAAAGTAATCGATGGAGAGCACGTTGTGAGCGACGCCACAGAGAAGCTGTCAGTTCTAGCGGAGCCAGAACACGCCTGCCCCATCTCGCCGGTGGTCGACATCGTCTTCAGTCGATGGACCACTCCCATCCTGTGGGTTCTTCACCACGATGGACCACAACGATTCGGTGAACTCGAACGGCGTATCACCTCGATCACGCCCAAGGTCCTCACCGAGCGGCTTCGTCAACTGGAACGCGATGGTCTGGTATCGCGCACGTACCACGCGGAGATGCCTCCACGCGTCGTATACGAAATCACCGACCTGGGCCGCAGCCTGGCGCCGGTGTTCGCAGCGCTGGCAACCTGGTCGAACCACCTCGATCAAGTCGAACGGGCCCGACACCAGTTCGACGCCAACCGTAAATCACGTCGGCGCAAATGATTCCAGTTGGCTGAACATGTCGCGACACCGTTTGCCATGCGTGTCCGAGCGATGAGTTCGCGTGCGTGACAGGGTGCCGTGTGACCCACGAGCAGCAGTTACCCCCGCCCGCTGCGCGTTATGGTGTGAGGCCGTCGAACAGCAGTGTCAGCAACCGTTCGGTGCGGCCAGGGGGTGCGCTTTCGTTGATGCTCGCGATCGCGCCGGCAGCGGCTATCAGATCCGCACCGGTGATGTCCGCTCGCACGGAGCCGTCGCCTTGTGCACGCGCTGCCAGCCGCTCGGCGGCGGCCGACAAGCTGGTACACGCGTCATAGAGCGCTGATTGCGGGTCAGTCGATGCTGCGATCAGCGCCGCGGGCAGACCGGTGAAAATTGCGGCGCCACTGGTGAATTCGCGCAACCATTGCACCAATGCGTCTCTGGGTGAGTGCGAGTGTGAAAGCTGGTCTGAACGGATCACCAGCTGTCGCATTCCGTCGCTGAGTACCGCCTCCAGCAGCGCATCGCGGGTGGGGAAGTGCCGGTAGAGCGTGCCCAGGCCCACCCCGGCGCGCCGGGCGACCTCACGAAGTGAGGCCTGGGTGCCCTGCTCGCGCACCACGACCGCTGCCACCGACAGGATCTGCTGGTAGTTGCGCCGCGCGTCGCTTCGCTGGCCCTTGGTCCCCGTCGTCACCGGAGGTCTGCCTTGTGGGGTCATCGCGGCGCAACCGAGCGCAACATTGACATTCGGAGCACCGCTCCGCTTACTATGTGGAGCACCGCTTCATTTAAGCAGGAATCGACGACGAAGGAGCTCGTATGGAGACGATGATGGCGGCGCAAGCTCACCAACCGGGCGGTCCGGAAGTGCTGCAATGGGAGGCAGTTGATCGACCGGTTCCCACTGACGGGGAAGTACTGCTGCGAGTGCGCGCCGCAGGCGTGAACCCACCAGACTGGTACATGAGATCGGGATTCTCTGGGTTGCCCCGCGAGCTGACACCACCAATGACATTTCCGTTCATTCCAGGATGGGATGTCGCCGGCGAAGTGGTCGACACCGGGCCCGGCGTGACGGGCTGGCGACTCGGCGATCGGGCGTTCGGGCTCGTTGGCTTCCCGACCAGCAGCCGCGGCGGCGGCCAGACCTACGCGCAATTCGCTGTGGCCCCGGCCAACGAGCTGACACGTATACCTGCCGGCCTCGACGATACAGTCGCCGGCGGGCTGCCGATGGCCGCGTTGACGGCGTACCAGTTCGTCGTCGACCACGCCGGGCTTAGCGGGCGTGAGCGAGTGATGGTGGTCGGCGCTGCGGGCGGCGTCGGTCATCTGATCGTGCAATTGGCCAAGCTGCGCGGGGCTTTCGTGATCGCCGTGGCCTCCGGCCGGCATGCCTCCTTCCTGGCCGAGCTCGGCGCTGATGAGTTCATTGACTACACCCGCAGTACGGTGTCCGAACAGGTCCATGATGTGGATGTCGTGTTCGACACTGTCGGCGGTCCCGACGGGCATCGCCTGTTGCCGGCGCTGCGAGATGGAGGCGTCTTGTGTCC
The nucleotide sequence above comes from Mycobacterium vicinigordonae. Encoded proteins:
- a CDS encoding NAD(P)H-binding protein, whose translation is MIVVTGATGNVGRPLVEALHAGAEEVVAVSRTITEADVPTGMRFQRADLFDAQSLVPALQRARALFMVTPADFHAAGEEAFAAVMDVAQHSRLRQVVLLSSLGVAAGRHPSGLEQALKRTSLSWTVLRPGGFHTNALWWAGLIRSHRLVAAPFGDVALPSIDPGDIAAVASVTLREDGHQGQVYRLTGPAPITPRQQTEAIGAVLGEPVSFVEQSRAEAKAQMLQYMPETVVERTLDALSTPTDIERNVSLDVDRILGRPPRSFREWASSHVAAFK
- a CDS encoding winged helix-turn-helix transcriptional regulator; this translates as MSDATEKLSVLAEPEHACPISPVVDIVFSRWTTPILWVLHHDGPQRFGELERRITSITPKVLTERLRQLERDGLVSRTYHAEMPPRVVYEITDLGRSLAPVFAALATWSNHLDQVERARHQFDANRKSRRRK
- a CDS encoding TetR/AcrR family transcriptional regulator, encoding MTTGTKGQRSDARRNYQQILSVAAVVVREQGTQASLREVARRAGVGLGTLYRHFPTRDALLEAVLSDGMRQLVIRSDQLSHSHSPRDALVQWLREFTSGAAIFTGLPAALIAASTDPQSALYDACTSLSAAAERLAARAQGDGSVRADITGADLIAAAGAIASINESAPPGRTERLLTLLFDGLTP
- a CDS encoding NADP-dependent oxidoreductase produces the protein METMMAAQAHQPGGPEVLQWEAVDRPVPTDGEVLLRVRAAGVNPPDWYMRSGFSGLPRELTPPMTFPFIPGWDVAGEVVDTGPGVTGWRLGDRAFGLVGFPTSSRGGGQTYAQFAVAPANELTRIPAGLDDTVAGGLPMAALTAYQFVVDHAGLSGRERVMVVGAAGGVGHLIVQLAKLRGAFVIAVASGRHASFLAELGADEFIDYTRSTVSEQVHDVDVVFDTVGGPDGHRLLPALRDGGVLCPVFFGDYHPREAARRGIEQRFGQVRSDSATLAHLAELVSTQQLRVAIDHTYPLADAAEAHRRAEQGHLQGKLVLTAHQ